A genomic window from Gambusia affinis linkage group LG16, SWU_Gaff_1.0, whole genome shotgun sequence includes:
- the zgc:194887 gene encoding fibrinogen-like protein 1-like protein yields MKWRCWLLPVATMLLLCAARADMENLQAENLNLLPINEHHKVLNRRMKVLPRDCYEMLMASSGTARDGVYLIKPHDSPVVAYCAMQDGGWTVVQHITVNSSVDFDRTWDEYKNGFGDVTGDHWLGNEYLYELTRGPARYKLGVKLVDRDAVTKTGEYDPFQVEDESTGYRLRLGLFQGTAVDALTLDTENYLHDNQKFTTKDRDNDNYFQNCAKLEFQGVPGGGWWYDACAGANLNRRNVIYWQKDCNKEKLCKYAWMMVRPSETVKVIHSGHCKNDEL; encoded by the exons ATGAAGTGGAGATGCTGGCTGCTGCCAGTGGCTACAATGCTGCTCCTCTGTGCAGCTAGAGCTGACATGGAAAACCTCCAAGCTGAGAATCTTAATCTTCTTCCCATAAATGAACACCACAAGGTCTTGAACCGCAGAATGAAag TGTTGCCCAGAGACTGCTATGAAATGCTCATGGCATCTTCAGGAACAGCCAGAGATGGGGTCTATCTGATCAAACCACATGACTCCCCAGTTGTGGCCTATTGTGCCATGCAGGACGGAGGCTGGACCGTGGTTCAGCATATCACTGTCAACAGCAGTGTGGATTTTGATCGCACCTGGGATGAGTACAAGAATGGCTTTGGAGATGTCACAGGAGATCACTGGCTTGGGAACGAATATCTCTATGAGCTCACTCGAGGCCCCGCCCGCTATAAACTGGGAGTGAAACTCGTAGACAGAGATGCTGTTACCAAGACTGGAGAGTATGACCCCTTTCAAGTCGAAGATGAATCAACAGGCTACAGGTTGAGGCTGGGGTTATTCCAGGGCACAGCTGTGGATGCTCTGACCCTAGACACAGAAAATTACCTTCACGACAACCAGAAGTTTACGACGAAAGACAGAGACAATGATAACTATTTCCAAAACTGTGCCAAGCTGGAGTTTCAAGGTGTGCCAGGAGGGGGTTGGTGGTATGATGCTTGTGCTGGTGCAAATTTGAATCGCAGGAATGTTATTTACTGGCAAAAGGACTGCAACAAGGAGAAACTGTGCAAGTATGCATGGATGATGGTGAGACCATCAGAAACTGTTAAAGTGATTCACAGTGGACACTGCAAGAATGATGAGCTCTAA
- the LOC122846572 gene encoding KATNB1-like protein 1 isoform X3 — protein sequence MDSSSKNRRDHNPYHVLHYDEAQYTVSYAHRGSSEETDYDKHEDFNRKRHSVSRSGNSAGRVKRVVSCKRKTHHLTLARRKQLGPGRGFDAANKENDMKCSQATQPETYFNDPSDVSTNVTNNYKTSGTGSEQSDNDTLTELRKDHSTMSDVLFGRNLRLKVALTLWRRNVGELLTYFLKIQDTGVIVDFLPIICKCIDEDSPRINIGCCVDLFPLVRKVLSTPYEEYLIVGFKWICSVLKNWWEELQTSGYNGSTQLLLDENFQVFNQQLWELWQEEPLLKSVTGQAENMAKVVESYLFQLR from the exons ATGGACTCCAGCAGTAAAAACAGGAGAGACCACAATCCTTACCATGTCCTCCATTATGATGAAGCACAGTACACAGTAAGCTATGCTCATAGGGGAAGCTCTGAAGAG acGGATTATGATAAACACGAGGACTTCAACAGAAAGAG GCATTCAGTAAGCAGGTCTGGCAACAGTGCAGGCAGAGTGAAGCGGGTGGTGTCGTGTAAAAGGAAGACCCATCACCTGACTCTAGCTCGAAGAAAGCAGCTCGGACCCGGGAGAGGTTTTGATGCAGCAAACAAGGAAAATGATATGAAATGCTCACAAGCCACACAACCAGAAACATACTTTAATGATCCATCAGACGTCTCAACAAATGTCACTAACAACTACAAAACCAGTGGAACTGGTTCTGAACAGTCTGACAACGATACACTCACTGAG CTCAGAAAGGATCACAGCACAATGTCTGATGTTTTGTTTGGAAGAAATCTGAGACTTAAGGTGGCTTTAACATTGTGGAGGAGGAATGTTGGGGAACTGTTGACATATTTCCTAAA AATCCAGGACACTGGTGtgattgttgattttctgcCAATTATTTGCAAGTG CATTGATGAGGACTCACCCAGGATTAACATTGGCTGCTGTGTTGACCTCTTTCCTTTGGTTAGAAAAGTCCTCAGTACTCCCTACGAAGA gTATCTGATTGTTGGTTTTAAATGGATATGTTCAGTTTTAAAGAACTGGTGGGAAGAACTACAAACAAGTGGTTACAATGGATCAACTCAACTTCTGCTGGATGa aaattttcaggtttttaaccAGCAACTTTGGGAATTATGGCAAGAGGAACctcttttaaaatctgttacAGGTCAAGCAGAAAACATGGCCAAA GTTGTTGAGTCTTATCTCTTTCAACTTCGTTGA
- the LOC122846572 gene encoding KATNB1-like protein 1 isoform X1: protein MDSSSKNRRDHNPYHVLHYDEAQYTVSYAHRGSSEETDYDKHEDFNRKRHSVSRSGNSAGRVKRVVSCKRKTHHLTLARRKQLGPGRGFDAANKENDMKCSQATQPETYFNDPSDVSTNVTNNYKTSGTGSEQSDNDTLTELRKDHSTMSDVLFGRNLRLKVALTLWRRNVGELLTYFLKIQDTGVIVDFLPIICKCIDEDSPRINIGCCVDLFPLVRKVLSTPYEENHTGTGFRLGLFICRYLIVGFKWICSVLKNWWEELQTSGYNGSTQLLLDENFQVFNQQLWELWQEEPLLKSVTGQAENMAKVVESYLFQLR, encoded by the exons ATGGACTCCAGCAGTAAAAACAGGAGAGACCACAATCCTTACCATGTCCTCCATTATGATGAAGCACAGTACACAGTAAGCTATGCTCATAGGGGAAGCTCTGAAGAG acGGATTATGATAAACACGAGGACTTCAACAGAAAGAG GCATTCAGTAAGCAGGTCTGGCAACAGTGCAGGCAGAGTGAAGCGGGTGGTGTCGTGTAAAAGGAAGACCCATCACCTGACTCTAGCTCGAAGAAAGCAGCTCGGACCCGGGAGAGGTTTTGATGCAGCAAACAAGGAAAATGATATGAAATGCTCACAAGCCACACAACCAGAAACATACTTTAATGATCCATCAGACGTCTCAACAAATGTCACTAACAACTACAAAACCAGTGGAACTGGTTCTGAACAGTCTGACAACGATACACTCACTGAG CTCAGAAAGGATCACAGCACAATGTCTGATGTTTTGTTTGGAAGAAATCTGAGACTTAAGGTGGCTTTAACATTGTGGAGGAGGAATGTTGGGGAACTGTTGACATATTTCCTAAA AATCCAGGACACTGGTGtgattgttgattttctgcCAATTATTTGCAAGTG CATTGATGAGGACTCACCCAGGATTAACATTGGCTGCTGTGTTGACCTCTTTCCTTTGGTTAGAAAAGTCCTCAGTACTCCCTACGAAGA GAATCATACAGGAACTGGATTCAGGcttggtttgtttatttgtaggTATCTGATTGTTGGTTTTAAATGGATATGTTCAGTTTTAAAGAACTGGTGGGAAGAACTACAAACAAGTGGTTACAATGGATCAACTCAACTTCTGCTGGATGa aaattttcaggtttttaaccAGCAACTTTGGGAATTATGGCAAGAGGAACctcttttaaaatctgttacAGGTCAAGCAGAAAACATGGCCAAA GTTGTTGAGTCTTATCTCTTTCAACTTCGTTGA
- the LOC122846572 gene encoding KATNB1-like protein 1 isoform X2: MDSSSKNRRDHNPYHVLHYDEAQYTTDYDKHEDFNRKRHSVSRSGNSAGRVKRVVSCKRKTHHLTLARRKQLGPGRGFDAANKENDMKCSQATQPETYFNDPSDVSTNVTNNYKTSGTGSEQSDNDTLTELRKDHSTMSDVLFGRNLRLKVALTLWRRNVGELLTYFLKIQDTGVIVDFLPIICKCIDEDSPRINIGCCVDLFPLVRKVLSTPYEENHTGTGFRLGLFICRYLIVGFKWICSVLKNWWEELQTSGYNGSTQLLLDENFQVFNQQLWELWQEEPLLKSVTGQAENMAKVVESYLFQLR; encoded by the exons ATGGACTCCAGCAGTAAAAACAGGAGAGACCACAATCCTTACCATGTCCTCCATTATGATGAAGCACAGTACACA acGGATTATGATAAACACGAGGACTTCAACAGAAAGAG GCATTCAGTAAGCAGGTCTGGCAACAGTGCAGGCAGAGTGAAGCGGGTGGTGTCGTGTAAAAGGAAGACCCATCACCTGACTCTAGCTCGAAGAAAGCAGCTCGGACCCGGGAGAGGTTTTGATGCAGCAAACAAGGAAAATGATATGAAATGCTCACAAGCCACACAACCAGAAACATACTTTAATGATCCATCAGACGTCTCAACAAATGTCACTAACAACTACAAAACCAGTGGAACTGGTTCTGAACAGTCTGACAACGATACACTCACTGAG CTCAGAAAGGATCACAGCACAATGTCTGATGTTTTGTTTGGAAGAAATCTGAGACTTAAGGTGGCTTTAACATTGTGGAGGAGGAATGTTGGGGAACTGTTGACATATTTCCTAAA AATCCAGGACACTGGTGtgattgttgattttctgcCAATTATTTGCAAGTG CATTGATGAGGACTCACCCAGGATTAACATTGGCTGCTGTGTTGACCTCTTTCCTTTGGTTAGAAAAGTCCTCAGTACTCCCTACGAAGA GAATCATACAGGAACTGGATTCAGGcttggtttgtttatttgtaggTATCTGATTGTTGGTTTTAAATGGATATGTTCAGTTTTAAAGAACTGGTGGGAAGAACTACAAACAAGTGGTTACAATGGATCAACTCAACTTCTGCTGGATGa aaattttcaggtttttaaccAGCAACTTTGGGAATTATGGCAAGAGGAACctcttttaaaatctgttacAGGTCAAGCAGAAAACATGGCCAAA GTTGTTGAGTCTTATCTCTTTCAACTTCGTTGA
- the acp7 gene encoding acid phosphatase type 7 — MVSVHFASVLLSFAPLLVLSVPPIWTQPEQVHLSYAGVLGSMVVTWTTFNKTDSKVEYGLQGGRLFEMSAEGDSTVFVDSGEEKRKMFIHRVTLTGLKPAATYVYHCGSDEGWSDIFSFTALNSSSSFSPRFALYGDLGNENPQSLARLQKETQLGMYDVILHIGDFAYDMHEDNARIGDEFMRQIQSIAAYVPYMTCPGNHESTYNFSNYRNRFSMPGQTESLWYSWNLGSAHIISFSTEVYFYLEYGMDLIFKQYNWLKQDLEEANKPENRAVRPWIITMGHRPMYCSDDDQDDCTKFDSWVRVGRNDIKPPAPGLEDLFYHYGVDVELWAHEHTYERLWPVYGDKVYNGSKEQPYVNPKAPVHIITGSAGCRERTDRFNPNPKTWSAFRSTDYGYSRMQVVNTTHIYLEQVSDDQYGKVIDSIWVVKEKHGFSAWL; from the exons ATGGTGTCTGTTCATTTTGCCTCTGTTTTGTTAAGCTTTGCACCCCTGTTGGTGCTTAGTGTTCCTCCTATTTGGACCCAACCAGAGCAGGTGCATCTCTCCTATGCGG GAGTTCTGGGCTCTATGGTGGTGACCTGGACCACGTTTAATAAGACAGACAGCAAGGTGGAATATGGTCTTCAGGGGGGTCGACTTTTCGAGATGAGTGCTGAAGGAGATTCTACTGTTTTTGTGGACTCAGGAGAGGAGAAGCGGAAGATGTTTATCCACAGAGTTACCCTCACAGGCCTCAAACCTGCTGCTACATATG tttaccATTGTGGCAGTGATGAAGGCTGGAGTGACATTTTCTCCTTCACCGCTCTGAACAGTAGCTCCAGTTTCAGTCCCAGGTTTGCTCTGTATGGTGATCTGGGCAACGAGAACCCCCAGTCGCTGGCTCGACTGCAAAAGGAGACTCAGCTTGGCATGTATGATGTCATCCTGCACATAG GGGACTTTGCCTACGATATGCATGAG GACAATGCCCGTATTGGAGATGAGTTTATGAGGCAGATTCAGTCAATTGCCGCCTATGTTCCCTACATGACCTGTCCAGGCAACCATGAATCTACATA caacTTTTCAAACTACAGAAATCGCTTCAGCATGCCGGGTCAGACTGAGAGCCTATGGTACAG CTGGAACCTGGGGTCAGCACACATCATCTCCTTCTCCACGGAGGTTTATTTCTACCTTGAATATGGCATGGATCTTATCTTCAAGCAGTACAATTGGCTGAAGCAAGATCTGGAG GAAGCCAACAAGCCGGAGAACAGAGCAGTACGTCCATGGATCATCACCATGGGACACAGACCCATGTATTGCTCTGATGACGACCAGGATGACTGCACAAAGTTTGACTCTTGG gtCCGAGTGGGACGTAATGACATCAAACCACCAGCCCCTGGTCTCGAGGATCTATTTTACCACTATG GGGTAGATGTTGAGCTGTGGGCACATGAGCACACCTATGAAAGACTCTGGCCTGTGTATGGTGACAAG GTGTACAATGGAAGCAAAGAGCAGCCCTATGTAAACCCAAAGGCTCCAGTACATATTATAACAGGCTCTGCT GGCTGCAGAGAGAGAACTGACAGGTTTAATCCAAACCCCAAAACGTGGAGCGCGTTCCGCAGCACTGACTATGGCTACAGCCGCATGCAAGTGGTTAACACCACCCACATTTATTTGGAGCAGGTCTCTGATGACCAG tatGGCAAAGTGATTGACAGCATATGGGTGGTGAAAGAAAAGCATGGTTTCTCTGCCTGGCTGTGA